The Actinomycetes bacterium genome has a window encoding:
- a CDS encoding aspartate carbamoyltransferase catalytic subunit: MLAGSSLLRIDDLEPGDVEQILHNTDSFVEVLERKVKKVPALRGKTVANIFFEPSTRTKNSFEIAAKRLSADTINFSSSTSSLKKGESITDTINTIIAMKVNLLVIRHGHSGVLNFLSDRIDLPIINAGDGKNQHPTQALLDLYTIRQKFSQVEGLKVGIVGDYLNSRVARSNVDLFQKMGMEVTVVAPSMFLPGDIKVTKARVAGSIDDIIHKVDVLYMLRMQLERQDRKFYPSIREYNRFLSLNSKRMTAMKKNSMVMHPGPVNRGIEISEELMERITTDKQLANKVFIQKQVTHGVAVRMALLYLILS, encoded by the coding sequence TTGTTAGCAGGAAGCAGTTTATTAAGAATAGATGACCTTGAGCCAGGTGATGTAGAACAGATTCTGCATAATACTGATTCCTTTGTGGAAGTTTTAGAAAGAAAAGTTAAAAAGGTGCCTGCCCTGAGGGGCAAGACGGTTGCCAATATTTTTTTTGAGCCCAGCACCAGGACCAAGAATTCTTTTGAAATCGCTGCAAAAAGGCTCAGTGCCGATACTATTAATTTTTCCTCTTCTACCAGCAGCCTGAAAAAAGGAGAATCAATAACCGATACCATAAACACTATTATTGCCATGAAGGTAAACCTGCTGGTCATAAGGCACGGCCACAGCGGTGTTTTAAATTTTTTATCTGACCGGATAGATCTTCCCATAATCAATGCAGGGGACGGAAAGAATCAGCACCCCACTCAGGCCCTGCTGGATCTTTATACCATCAGGCAAAAGTTTAGCCAGGTTGAAGGATTAAAAGTGGGCATAGTGGGGGATTATTTAAACAGCAGAGTGGCCCGTTCCAATGTTGATTTGTTTCAAAAAATGGGAATGGAGGTCACCGTAGTAGCCCCCAGCATGTTTCTTCCCGGCGATATAAAGGTTACCAAAGCCAGGGTGGCAGGCAGTATTGATGATATTATCCACAAGGTGGACGTGCTGTACATGCTCAGGATGCAGCTGGAAAGGCAGGACAGAAAATTTTATCCCTCTATCAGGGAATATAATCGTTTTTTAAGCTTAAATTCAAAAAGAATGACAGCCATGAAAAAGAATTCAATGGTGATGCACCCGGGTCCGGTAAACAGGGGGATAGAAATAAGTGAAGAATTAATGGAAAGAATAACTACAGATAAACAGTTGGCCAACAAGGTGTTTATACAGAAACAGGTAACCCACGGAGTAGCAGTACGAATGGCGCTGCTTTATCTGATTTTAAGTTAG
- a CDS encoding dihydroorotase: MEDKKNILIKQARIVDPYLDRDLVSDLFISRGKIEKISGHIEKRDNTEVIEGKQLVVCPGFIDMHVHLRDPGDEMEEDIASGIKAALAGGFTAIACMPNTRPPIDNPYLIDYIKDKAKIHDFSLLPVAAMTKGLKGKQITEMGLLAEHGAVAFSDDGYCVQDSRNMYEIMRYSRQINSLLILHEEDNQFSEGGLVHEGYYSNKFGLEGISPLGEELIIARDIMLAEKTGARIHITHLSSAKSVQLIREAKKNGINISCDVTPHHLYFNHSCLDKLDTNLKVKPPIRDEQDQKALIEGIKDGTIDAVASDHAPHLLEEKNTTLRDAAFGAIGMETSFKASFSKLCIQEKMNLVDLLKLFTLGPAQILKISPPTVKEKQIANLVILDIKSKNKVMPEFISKSSNCPFMGQNLTGQVLYTINNGKLCYKRE; encoded by the coding sequence TTGGAAGACAAAAAAAATATACTCATAAAACAGGCCAGGATTGTAGACCCTTATCTGGATAGGGACTTGGTATCCGATTTATTTATAAGCCGGGGAAAAATAGAAAAAATATCCGGTCATATAGAAAAAAGGGATAATACCGAGGTCATAGAAGGAAAACAATTAGTAGTTTGTCCCGGCTTTATAGATATGCATGTCCATTTAAGGGATCCAGGCGATGAAATGGAGGAGGATATTGCCAGTGGCATAAAGGCAGCTCTTGCCGGCGGGTTTACCGCCATAGCCTGTATGCCCAACACCAGGCCCCCCATAGACAACCCTTATCTTATAGATTATATAAAAGATAAGGCTAAAATCCATGATTTTAGCCTACTTCCGGTAGCTGCAATGACTAAAGGTTTAAAAGGAAAACAGATTACGGAAATGGGGCTGCTGGCAGAACATGGAGCAGTAGCTTTCTCCGATGATGGATATTGTGTTCAGGATTCCAGAAACATGTATGAAATAATGCGCTATAGCCGGCAGATAAACTCCCTGCTTATTTTGCATGAAGAGGATAACCAGTTTTCAGAAGGGGGGCTGGTTCATGAAGGATACTATTCCAATAAATTCGGCCTGGAAGGCATAAGCCCACTTGGCGAAGAGCTGATTATAGCCAGGGATATTATGCTGGCAGAAAAAACCGGGGCCCGGATACACATTACCCATTTAAGCAGTGCTAAATCTGTGCAGCTTATAAGGGAGGCCAAAAAAAATGGCATAAATATCAGCTGTGACGTAACTCCCCATCACCTGTATTTTAATCACAGCTGTCTGGATAAGCTGGATACCAATTTAAAGGTAAAACCGCCTATCCGGGATGAACAGGACCAAAAAGCATTGATTGAGGGCATAAAAGACGGCACCATAGATGCCGTAGCCAGCGATCATGCGCCCCATTTGCTGGAAGAAAAGAATACCACCCTAAGGGATGCGGCCTTTGGGGCTATCGGTATGGAAACCTCATTTAAGGCAAGCTTTAGCAAGCTGTGCATACAGGAAAAAATGAACCTTGTAGATCTTTTAAAACTTTTTACTCTGGGACCCGCGCAAATATTGAAAATTAGTCCCCCAACAGTAAAAGAAAAGCAGATTGCAAATTTAGTAATCCTGGATATTAAATCTAAAAATAAAGTAATGCCAGAATTTATTTCTAAAAGCTCCAATTGCCCCTTTATGGGACAAAATCTTACCGGACAGGTGCTTTATACTATAAATAACGGCAAGCTATGTTATAAAAGAGAGTGA